One part of the Olleya sp. YS genome encodes these proteins:
- a CDS encoding M1 family metallopeptidase — translation MKNTPFSLIMLAFLMANTMFAQLLQEKENFTRQDTLRGSITPERDWWDLTYYHLDITVSPDDKTISGENTIQYKVLQPNQILQIDLQPPLVLTKVTQNGKSLDIKHDGNAHFVTLKDQQHIGDINSVIAYYEGTPREAVRAPWDGGISWKKDNNGNHFVASSCQGLGASVWWPNKDHMYDEVDSMLISVEVPKGLTNVSNGRLRNVKEKENSTTFHWFVSNPINNYGVNINIGDYENFSEVYKGEKGDLDLNYYVLKDNLDKAKEHFKDAPKMMKAFEHWFGPYPFYEDSFKLVEVPYLGMEHQSSVTYGNQYKKGYLGNDLSRTGWGLKFDFIIIHEAGHEWFANNITNVDIADMWIHEGFTAYSENLFLDYYYGKEASADYVIGTRANIQNDKPLIGKYNVNNEGSSDMYYKGANMLHTLRQLVDDDKKWRQILRGLNSNFYHQTVTTKQIENYIAEQSGLELKGFFNQYLRSTKIPVLEYKIEDKKLTYKWNNIVEDFKMPIQVEIDGQTQWINPSSKNQTLKLKSKIPEIKIDRDFYIEVKAI, via the coding sequence ATGAAAAACACACCATTTTCTTTAATTATGTTAGCTTTTTTGATGGCTAATACAATGTTTGCACAATTACTTCAAGAGAAAGAAAATTTTACAAGACAAGACACATTACGTGGCAGTATTACACCTGAGCGAGACTGGTGGGATTTAACGTATTATCATTTAGATATTACAGTCAGCCCAGACGACAAAACCATTTCGGGAGAAAACACCATTCAGTATAAAGTATTACAACCAAACCAAATTTTACAAATCGATTTGCAACCACCTCTAGTATTAACTAAAGTGACTCAAAACGGAAAATCGTTAGACATAAAACATGATGGAAATGCGCATTTTGTAACACTAAAAGATCAGCAACACATTGGTGACATAAATAGTGTTATAGCTTATTATGAAGGAACACCTCGAGAAGCAGTTCGCGCTCCTTGGGATGGTGGGATTTCTTGGAAAAAGGACAATAATGGAAATCATTTTGTAGCCTCGTCCTGTCAAGGTTTAGGAGCCAGCGTATGGTGGCCAAACAAAGATCATATGTATGACGAAGTTGATAGTATGCTAATAAGCGTAGAAGTGCCAAAAGGATTAACCAATGTATCTAATGGGAGACTTAGAAACGTTAAAGAAAAAGAAAACTCAACTACATTTCATTGGTTTGTAAGTAATCCAATTAATAATTATGGTGTAAATATTAATATTGGTGATTACGAAAATTTCTCAGAAGTTTATAAAGGTGAAAAAGGCGATCTGGATCTCAATTATTATGTTCTAAAAGACAATCTTGATAAAGCCAAAGAACACTTTAAAGACGCACCAAAAATGATGAAAGCATTTGAGCATTGGTTTGGACCTTACCCTTTTTATGAAGATAGCTTTAAGCTTGTCGAAGTGCCTTATTTAGGTATGGAGCATCAAAGCTCTGTTACCTATGGAAACCAATATAAGAAAGGCTATTTAGGTAACGATTTATCAAGAACTGGTTGGGGTTTAAAATTCGATTTTATTATTATTCACGAAGCTGGACACGAGTGGTTTGCTAATAATATAACTAACGTAGATATTGCAGACATGTGGATTCATGAAGGATTTACAGCCTATTCTGAAAATTTATTTTTAGATTATTATTATGGAAAAGAAGCATCTGCAGACTATGTAATAGGTACACGTGCAAATATTCAAAATGATAAACCTTTAATTGGTAAATACAATGTCAATAATGAAGGCTCTAGCGATATGTATTACAAAGGTGCTAATATGTTGCATACTTTACGACAGTTAGTGGATGATGATAAAAAATGGCGACAGATTTTAAGAGGTTTAAATTCAAACTTCTATCATCAAACCGTTACTACAAAACAAATTGAAAACTATATAGCAGAACAATCTGGCTTAGAGCTGAAAGGCTTTTTTAATCAGTATTTAAGAAGTACAAAAATCCCTGTTTTAGAATATAAAATTGAAGATAAAAAGCTCACTTATAAATGGAATAATATTGTTGAAGATTTTAAAATGCCAATACAAGTTGAAATTGATGGACAAACACAATGGATTAACCCTTCATCAAAAAATCAAACTTTAAAATTAAAATCTAAAATTCCTGAAATCAAAATAGATAGAGATTTTTATATCGAAGTGAAAGCAATTTAA
- a CDS encoding YdeI/OmpD-associated family protein, giving the protein MELQEYYFESDTEWREWLHVNHTNDEGIYLIFYKVGHKNKSMRWEEAVKVALCYGWIDSTVKSLGNGKRRQYFCKRNPKSVWSALNKKYIKELEAKNLMHPSGYAIIEIGKQNGSWTALDDVENGIVPEALQHAFDANPVAFENYNNFAPSYRKSYLYWLNQAKRETTRQKRIAEIIKLCEANIKSRSNW; this is encoded by the coding sequence ATGGAGCTTCAAGAATATTACTTCGAATCTGATACAGAATGGCGCGAATGGTTACATGTTAATCACACAAACGATGAAGGCATTTACCTTATCTTTTATAAAGTAGGTCATAAAAACAAAAGCATGCGCTGGGAAGAAGCAGTAAAAGTCGCCTTGTGTTATGGCTGGATTGATAGTACTGTAAAAAGTTTAGGTAACGGAAAACGTAGACAATATTTTTGTAAGCGTAATCCAAAAAGTGTTTGGAGCGCACTTAACAAAAAGTACATTAAAGAATTAGAAGCTAAAAATTTAATGCATCCAAGTGGTTATGCTATTATCGAAATTGGTAAACAAAATGGTAGTTGGACAGCTTTAGATGATGTTGAAAATGGTATTGTTCCAGAAGCATTACAACATGCTTTTGATGCTAATCCTGTAGCATTTGAAAACTACAACAACTTTGCACCTTCTTACAGAAAAAGCTATTTGTATTGGTTAAATCAAGCTAAACGTGAGACAACTAGACAAAAAAGAATCGCAGAGATTATAAAACTTTGCGAAGCCAATATTAAATCCAGAAGTAATTGGTAA
- a CDS encoding response regulator, with translation MRKVIIIDDEAAGRQLIKEYLEDFPDLVLLGEANNGVDAVKIINEFKPDLVFLDIQMPGMTGFDVLTHLEELPQIIFSTAYDQYALKAFEVHAIDYLLKPYTKDRFKVAVEKSNKSNHTNKARPLAESLLLETTKSPERILVQSQNKLVTIALEDVVRIEAYGDYSKIIVDNKTYLSNYGISTLEEKLNNTIFIRVHRSSIINLNKVKELNKYTKSYDVTMLNGDVLRVSRGYMDNIKKLMF, from the coding sequence ATGAGGAAAGTAATTATCATAGACGACGAAGCTGCTGGTAGACAATTAATTAAAGAGTATCTTGAAGACTTTCCAGATTTAGTATTGTTAGGTGAAGCCAATAATGGAGTAGATGCAGTAAAGATTATAAACGAGTTTAAACCAGATCTGGTCTTTTTAGATATCCAAATGCCAGGAATGACTGGCTTTGATGTTTTGACACATTTAGAAGAATTGCCACAAATTATTTTCTCTACTGCTTATGATCAATATGCTTTAAAAGCGTTTGAGGTACATGCTATAGACTATCTTTTAAAACCTTATACTAAAGATCGTTTTAAAGTAGCTGTTGAAAAATCTAATAAAAGTAACCATACTAATAAAGCTAGACCCTTAGCAGAAAGTTTGTTATTAGAAACTACTAAGTCACCAGAACGTATTTTAGTACAAAGCCAAAATAAATTGGTGACCATTGCTTTGGAAGATGTTGTAAGGATTGAGGCTTATGGTGATTACTCTAAAATAATAGTAGATAACAAAACATATTTAAGTAATTATGGCATATCTACATTGGAAGAAAAACTAAATAATACTATATTCATAAGAGTGCATCGTTCCTCAATAATTAATTTAAACAAGGTCAAAGAACTTAATAAATATACTAAGAGCTATGATGTAACTATGCTTAATGGTGACGTACTAAGAGTCAGTAGAGGCTATATGGATAATATTAAAAAATTAATGTTTTAG
- a CDS encoding histidine kinase, which yields MKKITKTEIIIIFLFYLFFSVLYRIVLWYSANNYASEGFWGWAKLRDYWYMSGMQYVFYFIASIFIWFIGVHLLKRKKTIVQIGVVVLLIPIIVFIIRESRYVFLDSIGIWHLGGAGAVWDWYIPSLFMMIQFGCFFAYRYFKENQQKLKIEGELKTAALKSELSAIKAQLNPHFLYNIFNTISASVPAENEKTRHMIAELSDLFRYQLKASQVEKVTIKEELEFVKKYLALEKERFQDRLHVNIEVEDHIKDELIPPMLLQPLVENSIKHGLSSLIEGGTITISIKKKNNQLAFEISDTGIGVENKEAVFNKGIGLTNTRLRLEKMYNTTLKLSNNTPKGLKISFEI from the coding sequence ATGAAAAAAATAACTAAAACAGAAATTATAATAATTTTTCTATTCTATCTGTTCTTTTCAGTTTTGTACAGAATTGTATTATGGTATAGTGCAAATAATTATGCATCAGAAGGTTTTTGGGGATGGGCTAAACTTAGAGACTATTGGTACATGTCTGGTATGCAATACGTATTTTATTTTATAGCGTCAATATTTATTTGGTTTATTGGTGTTCACCTTTTAAAACGTAAAAAAACTATAGTTCAAATAGGTGTTGTGGTACTGTTAATTCCCATAATTGTATTTATAATTAGAGAATCTAGATATGTTTTTCTTGATAGTATAGGTATTTGGCACTTAGGAGGTGCGGGTGCAGTTTGGGATTGGTACATTCCATCACTATTTATGATGATTCAGTTTGGGTGTTTTTTTGCCTATCGCTACTTTAAAGAAAATCAACAAAAGTTAAAAATTGAAGGCGAGTTAAAAACTGCTGCATTGAAAAGTGAATTATCAGCTATTAAAGCCCAATTAAATCCACACTTTTTATATAATATTTTTAACACCATTAGTGCATCAGTACCAGCTGAAAACGAAAAAACACGACATATGATTGCTGAGTTATCAGACTTGTTTAGATATCAACTTAAAGCATCTCAAGTCGAAAAAGTAACCATCAAAGAAGAATTAGAATTTGTCAAAAAGTATTTGGCTTTAGAAAAAGAACGTTTTCAGGATAGGCTTCATGTTAACATTGAAGTTGAGGACCATATTAAAGATGAATTAATACCTCCAATGCTATTACAACCTTTGGTAGAAAATTCAATAAAACATGGCTTATCGTCTTTGATTGAAGGAGGAACTATTACTATTTCAATAAAAAAGAAAAACAATCAATTAGCATTTGAAATTTCTGATACTGGAATTGGAGTTGAAAATAAAGAAGCGGTTTTTAATAAGGGTATTGGTTTGACAAATACAAGATTACGTTTAGAAAAAATGTATAATACCACTTTAAAGTTATCAAACAACACTCCTAAAGGTTTAAAAATCAGTTTTGAAATATGA